From Sulfurovum zhangzhouensis, the proteins below share one genomic window:
- a CDS encoding Lon protease family protein yields the protein MKKPLDVSALYQSCDSSLFVFHTTNELEPLEHPVGQERALDAIDFGTKIAQDGYNIFAMGPSGSGKHSVVMSYLEQKAGNEPAPSDWCYVNNFKDPRSPIAIELPPGKALPFRDNIDELIELLKTVLPAVFESSGYTNEREALNQKFMDEQTDIFRHLQEEAIKRDVQMNISSSSRITFVPVIDGKVLSPEEFKAIKGEKKEKIANDMSEFEGLVKEALRKITELNKVHQKELNSLNKKITKEAVHSIIDEVRQRYAENEKIKNYLNEMEKDIVRHVQDFLVKPEEMGLPSFMMEFYTSPFERYKVNLFISHEQENNAPVIYEDNPVHQNLIGRIEHASHMGALVTNFSMIKPGALHKANGGYLVLDARKLLMKPFAYEELKRVLRAKELRIESLAKQYAFVSTTTLEPEPIPLDIKVVLVGERYLYYILYHYDPEFKELFKVTADFEDELHRNEENHLLYARMIGTIAKRHDLLALTPQATARVIEQCSRDVSDAYKLSTHLHTLADLLKEADFWAQKNTHKVIEAEDIEQTLAAQKARVNRVQLKLYEQIDEGMIMIDVSGSKVGQINALTFISLGGHEFGIPSRISATTRIGKGEIIDIQRKVELGGPIHSKGVMILSAYLGSRYAADLPLSIAASLVFEQTYGRVEGDSASSTELYALLSSLSGIPIKQNIAVTGSVNQFGEVQPVGGINEKVEGFFDICMHHDPKASYGVIIPEANVKHLMLKNEVLVAAKEGKFSIYAVKNIDEGITILTGVKAGEMDDKGEYPATSVNGKVLTRLKELSQKAKEYAHGKKK from the coding sequence ATGAAAAAGCCCCTGGACGTTTCAGCTTTATATCAAAGTTGCGACAGCTCACTATTTGTCTTTCATACTACAAATGAGCTTGAACCACTAGAACATCCTGTAGGTCAAGAGCGCGCACTGGATGCGATAGATTTTGGAACAAAGATTGCTCAGGATGGATATAATATTTTTGCTATGGGGCCTTCAGGCAGTGGTAAACATTCTGTTGTGATGAGCTACTTGGAACAAAAGGCCGGTAATGAGCCTGCTCCGAGTGACTGGTGTTATGTTAATAACTTCAAAGATCCGCGTTCCCCTATAGCTATCGAACTGCCTCCAGGGAAAGCATTGCCTTTTAGAGATAATATCGATGAGCTCATAGAACTTCTTAAGACAGTGCTGCCTGCTGTTTTCGAGAGCAGTGGTTACACTAATGAACGTGAAGCACTCAATCAAAAGTTTATGGATGAACAAACAGATATATTCAGACATTTGCAGGAAGAGGCTATCAAGCGTGATGTACAGATGAATATCTCATCATCCAGCCGAATCACCTTTGTACCTGTCATAGATGGAAAGGTTCTCTCCCCTGAAGAGTTTAAAGCGATCAAGGGTGAGAAAAAAGAAAAGATCGCCAATGATATGTCCGAATTTGAAGGTTTGGTGAAAGAGGCACTGCGTAAAATCACTGAGCTCAATAAAGTGCATCAAAAGGAACTGAACTCCTTGAATAAAAAGATCACTAAAGAGGCGGTACACTCGATCATAGATGAAGTACGTCAACGCTATGCTGAAAATGAGAAGATCAAAAACTACCTGAATGAGATGGAAAAAGACATCGTCAGACATGTACAGGATTTTTTAGTTAAGCCAGAGGAGATGGGACTGCCGTCTTTTATGATGGAGTTTTATACTTCTCCCTTTGAGCGTTACAAAGTCAATCTTTTTATATCTCATGAACAGGAAAACAATGCTCCTGTAATCTATGAAGATAATCCCGTTCATCAAAATCTCATTGGGCGTATCGAACATGCTTCTCATATGGGAGCGCTGGTAACGAATTTCAGTATGATTAAACCCGGTGCACTGCATAAGGCAAATGGTGGTTATTTGGTACTTGATGCCAGAAAGCTGCTGATGAAGCCTTTTGCATATGAAGAGCTCAAAAGGGTCCTTCGCGCCAAAGAACTTCGGATAGAATCACTCGCCAAGCAATATGCTTTTGTCAGTACAACTACACTGGAACCCGAACCGATACCGCTTGATATCAAGGTCGTACTGGTAGGTGAAAGATATCTTTATTATATTCTATACCATTACGATCCAGAGTTTAAAGAGCTGTTTAAAGTGACTGCGGACTTTGAAGATGAACTTCATAGAAATGAAGAAAATCATTTACTTTATGCCCGTATGATCGGGACGATTGCTAAAAGACATGATCTACTGGCTTTGACACCGCAGGCAACAGCAAGGGTGATCGAACAGTGCTCAAGAGACGTGTCGGATGCATATAAACTATCTACCCATCTGCATACTTTAGCTGATCTGCTTAAAGAGGCTGACTTCTGGGCACAAAAGAATACACATAAAGTAATAGAAGCTGAAGATATCGAACAAACACTTGCTGCACAGAAAGCCCGGGTAAACCGTGTACAGCTGAAGCTCTATGAGCAGATAGATGAGGGTATGATCATGATCGATGTGAGCGGCAGTAAAGTCGGGCAAATCAATGCATTGACTTTCATTTCACTTGGTGGACATGAGTTTGGTATCCCCTCAAGAATCTCTGCTACGACCCGTATCGGTAAAGGGGAGATCATTGATATCCAGCGTAAAGTAGAACTGGGAGGGCCTATCCACTCCAAAGGCGTAATGATACTGAGTGCATATCTGGGATCACGTTATGCTGCAGATCTGCCTCTAAGTATTGCAGCTTCGCTGGTATTTGAGCAAACCTACGGAAGAGTAGAAGGGGACAGCGCCTCATCAACTGAACTATATGCCTTGCTCTCATCGCTTTCAGGAATACCGATCAAGCAGAACATAGCTGTAACAGGATCTGTGAACCAGTTTGGTGAAGTCCAACCCGTAGGCGGGATCAACGAGAAGGTCGAAGGCTTTTTTGATATCTGTATGCATCATGACCCCAAAGCCTCTTATGGGGTTATCATCCCTGAGGCTAATGTCAAGCACTTGATGCTTAAAAATGAAGTGCTGGTGGCAGCAAAAGAAGGTAAATTTTCTATCTATGCAGTGAAGAACATTGATGAAGGAATTACAATCCTTACAGGTGTGAAGGCAGGTGAAATGGATGATAAAGGAGAGTATCCTGCGACATCGGTGAACGGAAAGGTCCTGACCCGTCTCAAAGAGCTTTCACAAAAGGCAAAAGAGTATGCACATGGTAAGAAAAAGTAA
- a CDS encoding TRAP transporter substrate-binding protein: MKRRDFLTATAVGATAIALQGCHRAEKETANDKSVNINKGKKVTLKLATSWPAHFPIMGTGVDQFAARCEEMSGGSLEIKVFAKNILVPALQVFDATSAAQIDAFHSGVYYWKGKNLAFSIFGGMPLGLTSEEMITWMKFGGGYDLWRELYGKFNLYPLIGGTTGPQMGGWFKKQINSLEDLKGLKMRIPGLGGEVMQRLGVNPVLLAPGEIFTSLERGTIDATEWVGPALDSMMGFAKAAPYYYTGWHEPGSILEITFNKARWEKLSTEHQAIITAASEEMTGNMLQEFRYENAKALQELPGHVEIKTFPKEVMEAAKIALRDVLAEQSAQSEDFKRVLKSYDDFVALNKPWDDISTKNFLNIRG, from the coding sequence ATGAAAAGACGGGATTTTCTCACCGCTACGGCTGTCGGTGCCACAGCGATCGCACTACAAGGATGCCATAGAGCTGAGAAAGAGACAGCAAATGATAAATCAGTCAATATCAATAAAGGGAAAAAGGTCACACTCAAACTGGCAACTTCCTGGCCGGCACACTTTCCTATCATGGGAACAGGTGTGGATCAATTTGCAGCCCGATGTGAGGAAATGAGCGGCGGCAGTCTCGAGATAAAGGTCTTTGCAAAAAATATCCTCGTCCCTGCTCTGCAGGTGTTTGATGCGACCAGTGCTGCACAGATCGATGCATTCCACTCGGGTGTCTACTATTGGAAAGGCAAAAACCTTGCCTTCTCTATTTTCGGCGGTATGCCGCTAGGATTGACAAGTGAAGAGATGATCACCTGGATGAAATTTGGAGGAGGTTATGATCTGTGGCGTGAACTTTACGGCAAATTCAATCTCTATCCGCTTATAGGCGGTACGACCGGCCCACAGATGGGTGGTTGGTTTAAAAAGCAGATCAATTCACTTGAAGACCTTAAAGGCCTTAAAATGCGTATTCCTGGACTCGGCGGGGAAGTGATGCAGCGCCTTGGTGTCAACCCCGTCCTGCTTGCTCCAGGAGAGATATTTACCTCTCTGGAGCGTGGTACGATCGATGCTACCGAGTGGGTAGGACCTGCTCTTGACAGTATGATGGGATTTGCCAAAGCAGCCCCTTACTATTACACCGGCTGGCATGAACCCGGATCGATCCTTGAAATAACATTCAATAAAGCAAGATGGGAAAAACTAAGCACTGAACATCAAGCGATCATTACTGCTGCAAGTGAAGAAATGACGGGGAATATGCTTCAGGAGTTCAGATATGAGAATGCCAAGGCACTCCAAGAACTTCCCGGGCATGTAGAGATCAAAACATTCCCGAAAGAAGTGATGGAAGCAGCTAAAATTGCCCTACGTGATGTACTGGCAGAACAAAGTGCCCAGAGCGAGGATTTTAAACGTGTTTTAAAGAGTTATGATGACTTTGTTGCACTGAACAAGCCTTGGGATGATATCAGTACGAAAAACTTCTTGAATATCAGAGGATAA
- the rlmB gene encoding 23S rRNA (guanosine(2251)-2'-O)-methyltransferase RlmB codes for MKDSQEYLAKKAFFDKVLTIYGRNAVMEALEDDSITIHKLHLSKSNQPNEQLQRMTSLAESRCIEIRYHDKASLSRISKNAKQDQGVALDIVLEHFGDEENFLQTHQSYRVIALDGVTNPQNLGMIIRSCAAGNIDAILLPTKGAAQISPLVIKASVGTLFKMPIIKTSNLAKTLQNFQTNGAKVYTLSSYAKENYKSMQYTDRTIFVLGNESEGVSEAVENLSDESIIIPMQRGVESLNVAVTASLLAFL; via the coding sequence TTGAAAGATTCTCAAGAATATTTGGCTAAAAAAGCCTTTTTTGACAAAGTGCTGACCATCTACGGACGTAATGCCGTGATGGAAGCACTTGAAGATGATTCTATCACTATCCATAAACTTCATTTATCCAAATCCAATCAACCAAATGAGCAGCTTCAGAGAATGACGAGTCTTGCTGAAAGCAGATGTATTGAGATTAGATATCATGACAAAGCTTCATTGTCCCGTATCTCCAAAAATGCAAAACAGGATCAAGGTGTAGCACTTGATATCGTTTTGGAACATTTCGGTGATGAAGAGAACTTTTTGCAAACACACCAAAGCTATCGAGTTATTGCCTTGGATGGAGTGACAAATCCGCAAAATCTCGGAATGATCATACGCTCTTGTGCAGCTGGGAACATCGATGCGATACTCCTTCCGACCAAAGGTGCTGCACAGATATCTCCACTTGTGATCAAGGCCAGTGTAGGTACACTCTTTAAAATGCCGATCATAAAAACAAGTAATCTTGCGAAAACACTACAAAATTTTCAAACTAACGGGGCCAAGGTATATACACTATCATCATATGCCAAAGAGAATTATAAAAGTATGCAGTATACAGATAGAACGATCTTTGTATTGGGTAATGAGAGTGAAGGGGTGAGCGAGGCAGTAGAGAACCTTAGTGATGAAAGTATCATTATACCGATGCAAAGAGGCGTAGAATCATTAAACGTTGCCGTAACTGCATCCTTATTAGCTTTTTTATAA
- a CDS encoding asparaginase domain-containing protein, which yields MKKLLIINTGGTFNKQYNPIDGTLDVIQDSSIVDTILKKWLCEFEVLNIIGKDSLDMTTQDRMELLATINMSDYDDFIVIHGTDTMELTAEYLADAEIEKRIVLTGAMVPYSIDPTEAAANMASAIGYLQRQDNDGVYIAMNGVFGNYTKVKKDRVKGKFIYR from the coding sequence ATGAAAAAATTATTGATAATCAACACCGGCGGGACATTTAATAAACAATATAACCCTATCGATGGTACCTTAGATGTAATCCAGGACAGCAGCATAGTTGATACGATATTGAAAAAATGGCTTTGTGAGTTTGAAGTCCTTAATATTATCGGGAAAGACAGTCTCGATATGACAACCCAAGATAGGATGGAGCTGCTGGCTACGATCAATATGAGTGACTATGATGATTTCATCGTCATACACGGTACGGACACCATGGAGCTCACGGCGGAGTACCTTGCTGATGCAGAAATAGAAAAACGTATCGTCCTCACCGGTGCAATGGTACCCTATTCTATCGATCCTACTGAAGCGGCTGCAAACATGGCTTCAGCTATCGGTTACCTGCAGAGACAGGATAATGATGGTGTTTATATCGCGATGAACGGGGTATTTGGAAATTATACAAAGGTAAAGAAAGATAGAGTAAAAGGGAAGTTTATTTATCGTTAG
- a CDS encoding alpha/beta fold hydrolase, which translates to MKLVLLPGLDGTGELFTPLINQLDSSIETQIITYDLNTKQTYDELTQYVLSHLPKEEFVLLAESFSGPIAYQVASIRPKELKSLIIVASFLERPKPSLLKLLTLIPSKLLTLPLPTFIIRFFFLGFIVKSEIIVLFKMSIKKVSSGVIHFRLKELLKLRFEDCYKKIHIPTIYIQATNDKLVSSNAFNDWEVVSKNIQLFQVQGEHFILQSNPVKCAEIIRQVMHAATNDK; encoded by the coding sequence ATGAAACTTGTACTACTGCCGGGACTTGATGGAACTGGGGAATTATTTACACCTTTGATAAATCAACTAGACAGTAGTATCGAAACGCAAATAATTACTTATGATCTGAATACAAAACAGACTTATGATGAATTAACTCAATATGTTCTTTCTCATCTTCCAAAAGAAGAATTTGTTTTATTGGCAGAATCATTTTCGGGTCCTATTGCATATCAAGTTGCCAGTATCAGACCTAAAGAACTTAAATCATTGATTATTGTTGCTTCATTTCTAGAAAGACCTAAACCTTCCTTGCTAAAATTATTGACATTAATACCCTCAAAACTATTAACATTACCTCTTCCAACTTTTATAATTAGATTTTTCTTTCTGGGCTTTATTGTAAAAAGTGAAATAATAGTGTTATTTAAAATGAGTATTAAGAAAGTATCATCTGGAGTAATTCATTTTAGATTAAAAGAACTTTTAAAACTTCGTTTTGAAGATTGTTATAAAAAAATTCATATACCAACAATCTATATTCAGGCAACCAATGATAAGTTAGTATCTTCCAATGCGTTTAATGATTGGGAAGTGGTTTCAAAAAATATTCAATTATTCCAAGTTCAAGGTGAACATTTTATTTTACAATCAAATCCTGTCAAATGTGCAGAAATTATACGGCAGGTAATGCATGCTGCAACTAACGATAAATAA
- a CDS encoding ABC transporter permease: MNTSIYEISLLDLVWMMIPVGIVIFIYIRWVKDTVTLFHALFRMLIQLILIGYALTYIFQADSPYLVILVLSIMLIAASIIALRPLKVRDTRLYLNVFISIIIGGLLTLILVIAGVMNPEPWYDPKVVIPLAGMIFANSMNAVSIAAERFESETGKEIGYIEARATAYKASLIPIINALFAVGLVSLPGMMTGQILSGVDPLIAVRYQMMVMLMILGSAGISVAIYLERLKINRTY, encoded by the coding sequence ATGAATACATCTATCTACGAAATCTCACTGCTCGATCTGGTTTGGATGATGATCCCTGTCGGTATAGTGATCTTTATCTATATACGTTGGGTGAAAGACACTGTAACGCTCTTTCATGCACTTTTCAGGATGCTCATACAGCTTATTTTGATCGGTTATGCATTGACCTATATTTTCCAGGCAGATTCACCATATTTAGTAATATTAGTACTTTCCATTATGTTGATAGCAGCCAGTATAATCGCATTACGTCCTTTGAAAGTGAGAGATACAAGACTTTATCTCAATGTCTTTATCTCTATTATTATTGGGGGATTACTGACATTGATACTGGTGATCGCGGGTGTGATGAATCCAGAACCATGGTATGACCCGAAAGTAGTGATACCTTTAGCAGGTATGATCTTTGCCAATTCTATGAATGCCGTAAGTATCGCAGCGGAGCGTTTTGAGAGTGAAACAGGTAAAGAAATCGGCTATATCGAGGCTAGGGCAACTGCATACAAGGCTTCATTAATTCCTATTATCAATGCACTTTTTGCTGTGGGACTTGTTTCATTACCCGGGATGATGACAGGACAGATACTCTCCGGTGTCGATCCGTTAATTGCCGTTCGGTATCAAATGATGGTGATGTTGATGATATTGGGCTCTGCAGGTATATCTGTAGCCATCTATCTGGAACGTCTGAAAATAAATAGGACATATTAA
- the fabI gene encoding enoyl-ACP reductase FabI, producing MVMKGKKGVVLGIANKKSIAYGIAKACQEQGAEMAITYLNERFEQKLAPIANELGCNGKLYPCDVSKPEEIVALRETLEKDFGKIDFIVHSIAFAPKEGLSGRFYDISKEAFDIAMDISVYSLIEIVRELKPILSENSSVLTLSYYGGVKYIPNYNLMGVAKAALEMTTKYLAEDLGKDGIRVNAISAGPIKTLAAAGIGDFSFMLKWNQAHAPLKQNVTIEQVGNSGMYMLSDLSSGVTGEIHYVDAGFNIMGMPAVEFSDEGKPKIAWDGNA from the coding sequence ATGGTAATGAAAGGTAAAAAAGGTGTCGTTCTAGGCATCGCAAACAAAAAGTCTATCGCGTACGGTATTGCTAAAGCGTGTCAAGAGCAGGGTGCAGAGATGGCGATCACTTATCTTAATGAAAGATTTGAGCAAAAGCTTGCTCCAATAGCTAATGAGCTTGGTTGTAATGGAAAACTTTATCCGTGTGATGTAAGTAAACCTGAAGAGATCGTTGCTCTGAGAGAGACTTTGGAAAAAGATTTCGGTAAGATCGATTTTATCGTACACTCTATTGCATTTGCTCCAAAAGAAGGACTAAGCGGACGTTTCTATGATATTTCAAAAGAGGCATTTGATATTGCGATGGATATTTCTGTTTATTCACTTATCGAGATCGTAAGAGAATTAAAGCCAATCCTTTCAGAGAATTCATCTGTATTGACACTTAGCTACTATGGCGGTGTGAAGTACATCCCTAACTATAATCTTATGGGTGTTGCAAAAGCAGCCCTTGAAATGACGACAAAATATCTTGCTGAAGATCTAGGAAAAGACGGTATCAGAGTTAATGCGATCTCTGCAGGACCGATCAAAACATTGGCAGCAGCTGGGATCGGTGACTTTAGTTTCATGCTTAAATGGAATCAGGCCCATGCACCGCTTAAACAAAACGTAACGATCGAGCAGGTAGGAAACTCTGGTATGTATATGCTCTCTGATTTAAGTTCAGGTGTGACAGGTGAGATTCACTATGTAGATGCCGGATTTAACATCATGGGAATGCCTGCAGTAGAATTCAGTGATGAAGGTAAACCAAAGATAGCTTGGGACGGAAACGCTTAA
- a CDS encoding DUF302 domain-containing protein, producing the protein MNKKLLGSVALSGLLLFGMNGCDSSNATLLDESQAIPSDIITPYTRVAVIPDATWDNVPSIAEKIAQYVVFTDEKTELGLPSNWVIAGANGGLDGLSGPETWETTDLLPIPVGTNKARVIEFCNKAYATQAIGTGRFHGSALPCEVSVYSDGTNVYVDMLDAEAIFNIFFADAKNNFTVEENEAFAQMASSVKNELRVMINAGLEDNNGKSGSASVAYTASYDELGPQFTQEKIDNDIALRTPYVVYKYKRVEGGAFTKGVDDKALAKSIIAALGTDISTADKNTGLEGLSYASAWRSGRPEPIAIPNVQVVEACSPKYAKKATALGSEYITALPCEFTVYVDETDETNQTMAISFLNPNFMFGTMFEGAVENAYIGGQLTKSDVIGYSSLADVVFADLRMIVDYAVQDRVSAEAQHNLNLVITE; encoded by the coding sequence ATGAATAAAAAACTATTAGGATCAGTGGCCCTATCTGGGCTTTTGCTTTTTGGAATGAATGGATGTGATAGTAGTAATGCCACTTTACTAGATGAGTCACAGGCGATTCCTTCGGATATCATTACCCCATACACAAGAGTAGCCGTTATACCGGATGCGACATGGGACAATGTTCCTTCAATTGCTGAAAAGATCGCACAGTATGTAGTATTTACGGATGAAAAAACTGAATTGGGACTACCTTCAAACTGGGTAATTGCCGGTGCTAACGGCGGGCTAGATGGTTTGAGTGGTCCTGAAACTTGGGAAACTACTGATCTTTTGCCAATCCCTGTAGGAACCAATAAAGCCAGAGTGATAGAATTTTGTAATAAAGCTTATGCAACACAGGCGATAGGTACCGGACGTTTTCATGGCTCGGCACTTCCGTGTGAAGTATCTGTATACAGTGATGGTACGAATGTATATGTAGATATGCTGGATGCCGAAGCTATCTTCAATATCTTTTTTGCCGATGCAAAAAACAATTTTACGGTTGAAGAGAATGAAGCATTTGCACAAATGGCTTCAAGTGTGAAGAATGAACTTCGTGTAATGATCAATGCAGGGCTTGAAGATAATAATGGCAAGAGCGGTTCAGCTTCTGTAGCATATACTGCATCTTATGATGAACTCGGACCGCAATTTACACAAGAGAAAATAGATAATGATATTGCTTTACGTACACCATATGTCGTATATAAATACAAACGTGTAGAAGGCGGTGCTTTTACCAAAGGCGTGGATGATAAGGCCCTAGCTAAATCAATCATCGCTGCACTGGGTACTGATATCAGTACAGCAGATAAGAATACAGGTTTAGAGGGGCTTTCTTATGCTTCAGCATGGCGTTCAGGAAGACCTGAACCTATTGCTATCCCTAATGTTCAAGTTGTAGAAGCATGTTCACCTAAATATGCCAAAAAAGCTACGGCTTTAGGTAGTGAATATATCACTGCATTACCTTGTGAGTTTACAGTTTATGTAGATGAAACGGATGAAACAAACCAAACAATGGCGATCAGTTTCTTGAACCCGAATTTTATGTTCGGTACTATGTTTGAAGGTGCTGTGGAAAATGCATATATAGGTGGTCAACTGACTAAATCAGATGTGATTGGGTATAGCTCGCTTGCAGATGTAGTTTTTGCTGATCTTCGTATGATTGTTGATTATGCTGTTCAAGATAGAGTAAGTGCTGAGGCACAACATAATTTAAATTTGGTAATTACAGAATAA
- a CDS encoding SIR2 family NAD-dependent protein deacylase, with translation MNLEENIQQARKLLANADALFITAGAGMGVDSGLPDFRGVEGFWNAYPKARELNLYFEEMANPKWFESDPRLAWAFYGHRLHLYRDTVPHKGYTRLLELSYTKKYGSFVFTSNVDGQFQKAGFIEERIMECHGSIHHMQCLDDCRHEIWSSEGTTVEVGEGFKARDPLPNCPYCGGMARPNILMFSDWGWNYSRTDAQRDRLTTWIGKLREEGATLAIIEMGAGTAVPTVRNTSEQIAREFDVPLIRINPRESFGAEIELPLGAVEALEKIIP, from the coding sequence ATGAACCTTGAAGAAAATATACAACAAGCCAGAAAACTATTAGCGAATGCGGATGCACTTTTTATCACAGCAGGTGCAGGGATGGGTGTAGACAGTGGATTACCTGATTTTCGTGGTGTAGAAGGGTTTTGGAATGCTTATCCGAAAGCCAGAGAGTTGAATCTTTATTTTGAAGAGATGGCAAATCCCAAATGGTTTGAATCTGATCCAAGACTGGCTTGGGCGTTTTATGGACATAGACTGCATCTATATCGTGATACCGTACCTCATAAGGGTTATACCCGATTACTGGAGCTGTCTTATACTAAAAAATATGGTTCATTTGTTTTCACTTCAAATGTAGATGGACAGTTCCAAAAAGCTGGTTTCATTGAAGAGCGAATTATGGAGTGTCATGGGTCTATCCACCATATGCAGTGTCTGGATGACTGCCGGCATGAAATTTGGAGCTCTGAAGGCACTACTGTAGAAGTAGGAGAAGGGTTTAAGGCCAGGGATCCTTTGCCAAACTGTCCCTATTGCGGAGGTATGGCCCGGCCTAATATCCTTATGTTTAGTGATTGGGGCTGGAACTATAGCCGTACTGATGCACAAAGAGACAGGCTGACCACATGGATAGGAAAATTGAGAGAGGAAGGTGCAACGCTTGCAATTATAGAGATGGGAGCCGGAACAGCGGTACCGACTGTACGAAATACCTCTGAACAGATCGCAAGAGAGTTTGATGTACCGTTGATACGAATCAATCCTAGAGAGAGCTTCGGTGCTGAAATCGAACTTCCTCTGGGAGCAGTTGAAGCGCTTGAAAAGATAATACCCTGA
- a CDS encoding class I SAM-dependent methyltransferase: protein MDCLICSHDTKTFVDEKSAIEYYYCPHCQCISKSQEHFKPISEQKERYDLHENDPEDEGYRAYFRRFLDFVLPHVGKPETALDFGCGRSSLLADMLSNEGIETDYYDPVYHPEKLNNSKKYQLIVSTEVFEHLHNPKGVFAQLLEKIEEGGYLALQTQFHPNDIEAFKKWYYHLDPTHIVFFTPQTFRILCNIYGCEFVGDNGKNMVVIRKR, encoded by the coding sequence ATGGACTGTCTTATCTGTAGTCATGATACAAAAACTTTTGTTGACGAAAAGAGTGCAATAGAGTATTACTATTGTCCTCATTGTCAATGTATCAGCAAGTCACAAGAACACTTTAAACCGATTTCTGAACAAAAGGAGCGTTATGACCTACATGAAAATGACCCTGAAGATGAAGGCTATCGGGCTTATTTCAGACGTTTTCTAGACTTCGTACTGCCACATGTAGGTAAACCTGAAACTGCACTTGATTTCGGCTGTGGAAGAAGTTCGCTTTTAGCAGATATGTTAAGTAATGAGGGAATCGAAACAGATTACTACGATCCTGTGTATCACCCGGAAAAATTGAATAATAGTAAAAAATATCAATTGATAGTATCCACCGAGGTTTTTGAGCATCTCCATAATCCCAAAGGAGTTTTTGCTCAACTCTTAGAGAAAATAGAAGAGGGTGGCTATCTGGCACTTCAGACACAGTTTCACCCTAATGATATTGAAGCATTTAAAAAGTGGTACTATCATCTTGATCCAACACATATTGTCTTTTTTACGCCTCAGACCTTTCGAATCTTATGCAATATATACGGGTGTGAGTTTGTAGGAGATAACGGAAAAAATATGGTGGTAATAAGAAAAAGGTAA
- a CDS encoding phosphoribosyltransferase: MRCYTCSKLSFQIICSECQVKLFRPQVHTRKIGTLDVISFYPYSTIESLLHTKHKAEGYRIYKKLGKMTMEPFIKEFAESLDKDVHILGIDEHVGSGYSHIALLTKELQTKYTKVMHGKLLTQNRVSYSGRDLQFRLNHPREFRYGGKTNIDVILIDDTITTGITLQEAQSVLMRHGVNVLFALTLADAKE; this comes from the coding sequence ATGCGTTGTTATACATGTTCTAAACTGAGTTTTCAGATCATCTGCAGCGAGTGTCAAGTAAAGCTTTTTAGACCACAGGTACATACACGTAAAATCGGTACATTGGATGTCATTAGTTTTTATCCCTATTCTACGATTGAATCACTGCTGCATACCAAACATAAAGCCGAGGGTTACCGTATCTATAAAAAGCTTGGAAAGATGACAATGGAGCCTTTCATCAAAGAATTCGCAGAATCATTGGATAAGGATGTTCATATTCTTGGGATAGATGAACATGTCGGCAGCGGTTATTCCCATATCGCACTTCTTACAAAAGAACTTCAGACAAAATATACCAAAGTGATGCACGGCAAGCTTTTAACTCAAAATAGAGTAAGCTATTCAGGCAGAGACCTGCAGTTCCGTCTGAACCATCCTCGAGAGTTTCGTTATGGAGGTAAAACAAACATCGATGTTATACTTATCGATGATACCATCACTACCGGTATCACTTTGCAAGAGGCACAGAGTGTGTTGATGCGGCACGGTGTCAATGTACTTTTTGCCCTTACATTGGCTGATGCCAAAGAGTGA